GAGGACTTCATCGTCTGTCATGTCGTCAAACAGCCCCTTCTCTGGGCCAgctgagcaggaggaggaaaaggaaacgTAACCAACTGATCTGAGCTGTTAGCAATATATGTGTTTGGACATATAGTGGTGCGACTGCTTACCTGGAGGCTTATTCTCAACACATATGCTATCTCTTCTAATGAATCCATCAGCACAGTCACAGTGGAAAGAGCCCTCTTCATTGATACAGGCCTCATTGAGTCCTGGGCATGCTATTGCACGATCACTACATTCATCTATATCtgtgagaggaagaaaagaaaacggTTTAATGCGGTTTCACACCAAGCGCTATAAGCAAATTCCTGCCTCGCGTTACTATTGCAATCGTTTGATTTTGTTCCCATCGCTGAACTATGACGGCTATCAGGTTAACTACAGTGGTATGAAGCCTTAAAATGATTCAATTGTGATTTAATTGCAATTAAAGGATCAAAAAGGTAGTCTGAAAAAGTACATCATGATGCTGGTCTATGCTAAAATTGTAGCTGCTCAatcaaaaaaaacataatttcaatAAGGCATCAATACGGCAGCAATGTTGTAGATTATAAACATAGATATCCAAATACAGTGGAACTTCTAAAGattataaaaatgtcacaagcACCAGGTAAAATTTCCTGTCTTGATGTGAGCACCGTTTGAATTTTTTTAATCCTTCAGCGCAAATCGAGGTCGACCATCTAGACACGAGCTTGGTGCCCATCACAGGCATCCATTGCGCTTAAAGTCACCTTTCATTCACAATGATTTGGTGTATATTTTGTCTAAGTCTAATCACAAACAGTGGAGTACAAAGTTGTGACTgagaaattcaattaaaaagcgGTATATTCTTACCAAGACACTTTGCTCCTCTCAATTTGTAGCCACGGGCACATTTCTTACAGCGGGCAGGGCCACTACCCATGCAACCAACACATGCCTGGTCGCAGCCTGGATACAACAAAAGCAGAGTGATCAACCTCTCTCCAAAGAGGGTAATAAGTGCTATATTGTATGAATAACTGAATTTGTCACACAGTGGAACATTTTTCCAAAGAAatgattaaagaaataaacagtagattaatcaattaaaaataatcatatttggTTCCACAGGAAAACCATTTAAAAGCATAAGCTGCTATCACATGTTTTGCAAATGTAACTTAAAGCCTGactctttttcaaaaataatcaaaaatcaaaCTAGCTGCAGAAAAAATGACATAACTTGAAAGAAGCGGGCTTGCATGATTTTATTAGGAGCAAACTGGTATACTGGCAAGCAAAACAGCAACTGCACATGAGTACATACCTCTGCACTCGTATGAACCTTCTGTGTTGTGACAGTAGGTGTTAGAAGGACAACGAGCCAGCTCTGTTCCACACTCGTCAATGTCTAAGAGACAAACAAGGGCAGTCAAACAACACACATCCAGAAAACTAGCACAGAGTTGATGAAAGGCTACATTATGACAGCTAAAGCCAAACTCACCCACGCACTTGTTGTCATGAAGGATCCAGCCGGGTTTGCAGTCGAGGCATGTATAACTCTCTGGCCCTGCACATTTCTTACATGAGTGGTAGCAAGCTGCAAAGGGTGCAAGAcgaggagacagaggaaagggCAATTTAAGATGACctcaaactgaatttaaatatatgtgGAGGGCTGAAACAGGTTGAATCTCAGGCACCTGCACAGGTTCCTATGCTGTTGTTGGagcttttctctctgtagtAGCCATCCGCACAGCTCTGGCACAGACGTCCCGAGTATCCGGGATCACAGACACATTCTCCATCTCCGAGGCGAGTCCCTTCCCCCTCGCAGCGGCCcagacctccacacacaccatcaaGGCTGGACAGACATTCTGTGTTGAAGAAATATTCTCATTATATCATTCTTTTTAAACCAAATCTTGGAGTTTGCCTGTGGATTTGGAATATTTATAAGTCTTAATCACTCTTTAAGTTTTCAACACTGATATAAGGAAGCTTCTTAATGTTTCTCACACCTTTGCAGTCAGGTCCAAAGCGTCCGGGTGGACAGCAGAGTCTCAGCTCCTCTATGCACAGCCACTCAGACAGGTCTGGTGCTTCCTGCTgcctacaggacacatacatcATGTCAGTCATGAAGTGAAAACAGAGAAAGGTAAAAGGTCTTGTTGGTCTTTGTGATTTATGGAGAACATCGGGGGAATGAAattgaagatttaaaaaaggaattgtGGGGGTCACGTGACGATGGTTGGCTGAAGGCTGTGTTTTCGCAGAGCTCCCGTGACCATGTAacatttattgcaaattatTTAGCCATTGTGCTGTTTTCTTGCCCAAATTTCGCAACCCCGGTGTAACTCACGACAATGAAGTCAAGCGGAcaatcacagaaagaaaaaccatCGAAGCAGAGACAGACTCAGCCGAAAATCTCTGACCATGCTTCGATACTAGCTGTGGCGCCGCCATTAGCTAATGCTAGCACCATGACTGATGCGAGTGCATTGGACATTTCTGCTATTATAAGAGAAGTCTCCAAGAATATTGGTGAGGTTATGGAACAGAAACTATCCAAGTTCTCTGACACCCTAGACAAAATTACGAGCCGCCTAGATGATCAGTCCAAACGTATCGGCGAGGCAGAACAGCGGGTCTCCAATGTGGAGGACCAACTGGCCACCATGGAACGACGGCTCAAGGAGATGGAGAAGTGTAGTGCGGGTATGGCTCAAAGACTGGACGAGGGGGAAAACCGGAGCCGACGGGACAACATAAGAATCCTCAATTTTAAGGAGAATGCCGAAGGCAACAACTCTATTCAGTTCTTTGAGTCCTGGCTTCCAACAGCCCTTGGGCTTTCCACTGCGAAGGGTCGCATTAAAATCGACCGAGCCCACCGGAGCTTCGGGCCAAAGGGTAATCGTCCTCGTCCAGTGATTATCAAGCTTCACAACTCGCGGGACAAGATGAAAATTCTGTCGGCGGCGAAGAAGGCGCAGAATCTGGAATATGCGGGTTCCCCTATCTACATCGCTCAAGATCTGTCCCTGGCTGTTCGAGAGAAACGTCGCTCCTTCAATGATGTCTGCCAAAAACTTCTGGATAAGAAGATAAGGTTCGTGATGCGGTATCCTGCCAGGCTCGTCGTCAACTACAGAGGGTCCgagcatacatttgaaaatgcataTGAGGCACAAACGTTTGTGGACGGTTCTTTGGAGTAATATGTTACCGGTGAGCCTGGCATGCACTGGCTTGCTATATCCTTGTACATGTAGGTAGGCATTATTAGTTTTGGACACGTTGCAACTATCTTTTActgcctttttcattttattttcaactaaCTAGCCAATGATAATGTATTTAGAAAACGGGCAGGGTGGCCTTTGTATGGGCGCGGGGGCTGCATGGAGAGTTTTTGTTTAGTCCTTTTTCCCTCTCCGTAGTGATGACCTCTTTCGGTGTCGCGGACTGCTGTGCTACCCtttgggtgttttatttttactttcttaaaagtttatttttgttaataactctttacatttgtctgtttctgaCCCCAGTTGGGGTATTGTTACATGGGCCGCGGTTCAAGTACGGCCGTTTTTTGTTTGACAGCACCACCTCTTGTCGCTTGCTTAACGTTAATGTTGATCATATCTCTGCAGACGGTCATCCCGCCACTGATGCGTTGTGTGTGATCTTAGCGACATGTATTCAATCTTTACTGCTATGCGTTTTAATAAGTAGGCTATCAGTCACGGTTACAGACGTAGTGTGCATATTGCATAAACTAGCCCAATATCAATGAGTGTAACTAAGATTATCACGTGGAATGTTAAGGGGCTTaacaatgtaattaaaagaCGCAAGGTTCTCTCCTCGCTCAAAAAGGATGCAGCTCATATAGCATTTTTACAAGAGACTCACCTTTCTGATCTTGAACACTTAAAATTAAGAAGGGATTGGGTTGGCCAAGTTTTCTACTCCTCCTTTAACTCTAAGAGTCGTGGAGTGGCTATATTGCTCCATAAAAAGTTACCCTTTACTTTAGAGAAATGCACAAAAGATTCTGAGGggagatgtgttttgattaCAGGTTTTTTGTATGGGGAGCGTCTTACATTGGGGTGTGTATACTCTcccaatacatttgaaatgtctttctaCTCCAAATTGCTGGCGGATCTATCTTCTGATATCTCACATCTTACAATATTAGGGGGAGATTTAAATACCTGCTTAGACCCTGTGTTGGATCACAACCCCTCCAAGACCTCCCGCCTTTCAAAGATGGCAGAGGCTACTAAAGAGCTTTGTTGTgat
The Eleginops maclovinus isolate JMC-PN-2008 ecotype Puerto Natales chromosome 1, JC_Emac_rtc_rv5, whole genome shotgun sequence genome window above contains:
- the LOC134864494 gene encoding protein disulfide isomerase Creld1, translated to MWWAWPFLPALVLLSELSVVRVQTAPCQTCRKLTESFIKGLERTANKNFGGGNTAWEEEKLAKYARSETRLLEIVEAACEKADFECNQLLEQIEDQVETWWFHRQQEAPDLSEWLCIEELRLCCPPGRFGPDCKECLSSLDGVCGGLGRCEGEGTRLGDGECVCDPGYSGRLCQSCADGYYREKSSNNSIGTCAACYHSCKKCAGPESYTCLDCKPGWILHDNKCVDIDECGTELARCPSNTYCHNTEGSYECRGCDQACVGCMGSGPARCKKCARGYKLRGAKCLDIDECSDRAIACPGLNEACINEEGSFHCDCADGFIRRDSICVENKPPAGPEKGLFDDMTDDEVLVLQQMFFGVVICAIATLAAKGDMVFTAIFIGGVAAMAGYWLTEKGDLMLDGFLKGR